GCGGCCGGTGCGGTGCGCCTCCTTGAGGCGGCAGTCATAGCGGCGCGAGCGACACTCACCGAAGCCCCGGTCCACGGCCTCCTTGTAGGACATGGAGGACGGACGCGGCGGAGGCCGCGAGGGCCCGGGACGTGGCTCGGAGCGCGAGTGCACGACACAGCCCGAGGCGAGCAACAGACCACCGACAAGCAGGGCGATTCTCATGCCCGACATGACGCAACAACCTCGCCAAGCTTCAAAGCCACGCGGGGTGCGGGATGTCGACTGGAAATCTACAGTCCCTCGGGAGACGCGTAGGAGACGAAGAGCTCGCCGGTGACATAGGCGCGCGCGCCCTTGCTCGCCGGGCGCAGGAAGTCGTTCACCACGGGGCCCCCCTGGGAGAGCTGGTGCTTCTCCGGATGGGACAGGTTCATGCGGCTCCGTGCCACGCCCTTGCTGCCTCGGTGGATGAAGGTGACGGTGCCGTCGTCGCCAATCGCCTCCACCACGCCGATGTGGGTCATCCCATCATTGCGGCGACCATCGCGGTTGCGGTCATACGTCTCGCGGAAGAAGACGAGGTCACCCGGACGCGGCGCGTGCTGATGCAGCCGGCCGCCCTGCGTGGCGCGACGGAAGATGGCGGAGACGGCGTTCTCCCCGGCGAGGAACCCGTGCGCCACCAGGTCGATGCCCGCGGAGAGATACGCCAGCCGCACGAAGCCCGAGCAGTCGTTCGGCATCCCCCGGCTCACGCGCCCCAGGTTTCGCTCACCCACGAGCTGCATCGAGCGCGACACGATGAGCCGCGCCAACTGCATCGGCGTGCGGTACGCCTCCCAGAACCCCGCGGAGTCCGCGGCCGGGCTCGTGACCAGCGCGACCGCCTCCAGCGCGGCGGAGATGACGCCCGTCACCAGCGGACGGGCCTTCTCCTCGGACATCACGGTGGCGACGACGGCGGGCGCTCGCTCACCGCGAGCTGCCTCCACGACCACCGGGGCCCCCGTCCCACTCACGGACGAAGCCTCGGGCGCCACCGCCGGAGTCGTGTCGGACGCGGGCACCTGCGTGCCCTGGCCGGTGGACTCCGGCGCTGCGGAAGGCACCACCTCCGGAGACGTCCCGACGTCGCGGGACTTCACGGTGGCGCAGCCGATGAGGGCACACAGCGGAACGATGGCGAGCAGGCGAGGACTGGACAACCGACGACCCTCCAACAAAGGCGGCCGCATTCAATCCCACAGGTGGGGCCCGTCGCCAAGAACTCGAAGTGTCAGCCCTCCCAGGTGGACAGCAGTGCGCGGACCCGCGTGTACCTCTGGAGGAGTGCGGCACGGTGGGCGCTGAGCATCACCATGGAACCGATGACGAACAAACCCATGATGAACAGCGAGGCGGCCGCGACACGGTGGTCCCTCATG
The Myxococcus fulvus DNA segment above includes these coding regions:
- a CDS encoding C40 family peptidase translates to MSSPRLLAIVPLCALIGCATVKSRDVGTSPEVVPSAAPESTGQGTQVPASDTTPAVAPEASSVSGTGAPVVVEAARGERAPAVVATVMSEEKARPLVTGVISAALEAVALVTSPAADSAGFWEAYRTPMQLARLIVSRSMQLVGERNLGRVSRGMPNDCSGFVRLAYLSAGIDLVAHGFLAGENAVSAIFRRATQGGRLHQHAPRPGDLVFFRETYDRNRDGRRNDGMTHIGVVEAIGDDGTVTFIHRGSKGVARSRMNLSHPEKHQLSQGGPVVNDFLRPASKGARAYVTGELFVSYASPEGL